The genomic segment CATCAGAATTGCGTCTCGCGACTTATGGAGATGCGTCATTGCCTCCGCATGCGGGTTCAACTGGTCGCCCAGAACGATCGCCAGTCGGCGGACGGGCCCGCGCACGGCGAGTGTCGGCATGCAGTCATGCAGGTGACGGGTCGGTTTGAGTCTCATGGTTGCATCACCTGCAGGAACCGATCGGCATCGGGTCCGCACCTTGACGTCATGGTAGCGGGGGTGAATCGTTTGGTTCCGCACCGCGTCCGACAGGCTCCACTTGACCTGTCGGCGTCGTCCGCCCGATGGCTTCCGCCGCGCGGCGAATGCCCTTCAGCATGCCACTGAACACGACCCCGTGGAGCGGCAATACGGAGTACCAGTACGCCAGTCCCATCAGTCCTCGCGGCTTGAAACGGGCCGTCTGGACGACCATGCAGCGGCCATGGTCTTCCGGGTGCGGCTGGACCTCGAACTCCAGCGATGCCTCGCCGGGCAGCTTCATTTCGGCACGAAGTTCCAGACGCCGGTTGGGTTCGATTCCAGTCACGCGCCAGAAGTCGAGAGCTTCTCCATATCCGACCTTCTCGGGATCACGTCGGCCGCGTCTCAGGCCGGGGCCGCCGAACAGGCGGTCTAACGCACCGCGCAAGTGCCAGAGCGAATCCGCAGCGTAGTAGCCTTGTCCGCCGCCGATGCGACAAATCGCCCGAAAGACGGTATCCGCGCCGGCACTCGCCTGGATGGTCCGGCGGTCGACGAACACCTTGCCGCCCGACCAATCCGGGTCACCCGGCAAGGGGCCGGCGTCAGACCAGCTCGTCTCGACATCATGCGTCTCCAGCTTGCCCAGGGCTGCGTCGATCGACTCGCGGACGGTCAGCAGCCTTTGCGGCATGAGCCGTTGCGCCTCGCCGTCACGGCAGACGACACGGTTGCGAAGGCCCTCCGCCAGGGGTCGCGCGATGCGGTGGCTGAGGGGTGTGACCAAGTGGATCCAGAGTGAGCTCAACCGTGGCGTGAGCACGGGAACGGGAATGACCCATCGCTTCCGCAGCCCGAGGGCATGAGCCATGGTCTGCATGATCTCGCGGTAGGTCATGATGTCTGGACCGCCGATGTCGATTGTCTTCCCGACAGTCGCGGGCTCGTTGAGGCAAGCGACCAGGTAGTGGAGCACGTTCCGGACCGCGATGGGTTGGGCTTCCGTCGATACCCATCGGGGGGTGATCATGATCGGAAGCCGCTCGACCAGATACCGCAGGATTTCGAACGAGGCTGAGCCGGAGCCGATGATCATGGCAGCCCGAAATACCGTGACCGGCACACAACCCGAGGCCAGGGCTGTCTCAACCTCCCGTCGTGAAGCGAGATGTTCACTCAGCTTGTCGCCGATCTCTCCCAGGCCTCCGAGATAGATGATCCGTTCAAGGCCGGCCGCCTCGGCCGCCTTCGCAAAGCCCCGGGCCAGAAGACGGTCGTGTTCACGGTAATCTGCACCGGCCACCATCATCGAGTGCACCAGGTAGTATGCTGTGCAGCAGCCTTCGATTGCCGCGCGGAGCGCATCGGGATCATCGATGTCACAGCGTATGATCTCGACGTTCGGCCTTTCGGCCCACGGCCGGCCGCTGAGTTTGCGGGGCTCACGCGCGAGACACCGGATCCGATAGCCTGCCTCCAGGAGACGGGGTGCCAGGCGCCCCCCGATGTAACCGGTGGCCCCGGTGACAAGCACGGGCTTCGATGGAGTGGTCTCCGGTATCGGATTGCTCATTGCATCAGCCCGGGTGGTTCAGTGTCCGCGTGAAGGAAATCAGGTGCCGCAGCGTGTCGCCGTGGGCCGCGTACTGGATTGCCCGCCGGATCTCCGCCGTCAGCGCCCTCCCCCCTACTACGACGGGGACGCCGCACTCGACGGCGGTTTCGTACAGCTTCGAGCAGCCGGCCAGGAAATCGGGTACCGAGGGAATCGTCGAGACGCTCAGCCAGGAGAGGCGCGGCCGGACGGCGCGGATCGCCGCGCAGAGCGTTGAGAACGGATGCCCGATTCCGTAGGAGTCGGCCCGCCAGCCTGCCTCTCGCAAGGCAATCTCCACCATCAGCGTGGGGATGGTGTAAGGGTCGCCTTCGAGTGTGCCTCCGATGGCCTGCGGCGCCGAGTCCGAAAGCGACGGCAACAGCCGTCGCAGCTGATGGAGGACACGCATGCAAACCTCACAGCCCCGCCGCTCCTCGTACACCTCGATTTCTCCGTGCTGCCAGCGCGCCCCGATGTCGTGGAAAGCAGGAGCAATCACCTGATCGCAGATGTCGCACGCGGCATGCCCGGCGAGGTACAGGTCAAAGACCAGCTGCGTAACCTGCGGTTCGTCCCCGGTCTCAAGGGCCGACCGCATCTGCGACCTAGCCCGCTCGATGGTCTCCTTGCCTCGGCCCGCGGTCGCGGGGAGTCCGAGCACCTCGGGCCGGACAATGGGGTAGCCCGTCTGCCGGAGGAACTGCATGACACCATTGAGGGGAAGGCGACGGTGCCCGCCTGCGGTTCGCATGGAGGGAACGGTGCCCTTGTCGCACCAGCGTTTGAGCGACGCCTCGCTTACCCCGATGGACCGGGCAACCTGTTTGGGTGTCAGCAAGTCTCGCATACCAGCCCTCGTATGAACGATTTGACTGATTATAGACCACGGAGC from the Phycisphaerae bacterium genome contains:
- a CDS encoding SDR family oxidoreductase, producing the protein MSNPIPETTPSKPVLVTGATGYIGGRLAPRLLEAGYRIRCLAREPRKLSGRPWAERPNVEIIRCDIDDPDALRAAIEGCCTAYYLVHSMMVAGADYREHDRLLARGFAKAAEAAGLERIIYLGGLGEIGDKLSEHLASRREVETALASGCVPVTVFRAAMIIGSGSASFEILRYLVERLPIMITPRWVSTEAQPIAVRNVLHYLVACLNEPATVGKTIDIGGPDIMTYREIMQTMAHALGLRKRWVIPVPVLTPRLSSLWIHLVTPLSHRIARPLAEGLRNRVVCRDGEAQRLMPQRLLTVRESIDAALGKLETHDVETSWSDAGPLPGDPDWSGGKVFVDRRTIQASAGADTVFRAICRIGGGQGYYAADSLWHLRGALDRLFGGPGLRRGRRDPEKVGYGEALDFWRVTGIEPNRRLELRAEMKLPGEASLEFEVQPHPEDHGRCMVVQTARFKPRGLMGLAYWYSVLPLHGVVFSGMLKGIRRAAEAIGRTTPTGQVEPVGRGAEPNDSPPLP
- a CDS encoding B12-binding domain-containing protein, giving the protein MRDLLTPKQVARSIGVSEASLKRWCDKGTVPSMRTAGGHRRLPLNGVMQFLRQTGYPIVRPEVLGLPATAGRGKETIERARSQMRSALETGDEPQVTQLVFDLYLAGHAACDICDQVIAPAFHDIGARWQHGEIEVYEERRGCEVCMRVLHQLRRLLPSLSDSAPQAIGGTLEGDPYTIPTLMVEIALREAGWRADSYGIGHPFSTLCAAIRAVRPRLSWLSVSTIPSVPDFLAGCSKLYETAVECGVPVVVGGRALTAEIRRAIQYAAHGDTLRHLISFTRTLNHPG